A genome region from Dolichospermum compactum NIES-806 includes the following:
- a CDS encoding cobalamin-binding protein, whose amino-acid sequence MIDTSNDIRIISLIPSATEIIAKLGLFDAMVGRSHECDYPPEIVNLPVCTQARLNGHASSSSIHTEVNDILQSALGIYKIKVDVLEKLQPTHIITQDQCDVCAVSLLEVEKAVAQLIHSSPQIISLQPNTLQDLWGDIERVSHTFGVDSVEILESLEARVRICKRRLQGLSAAEMPKVACIEWTDPLMTAANWVPELINLAGGKPLFSLTGKPATQVKWETLVDSNPDVIIFMPCGFNLQRTQQEAELLTQRPEWKKLHAVQTGRVFITDGNAYFNRPGPRLVDSVEILAEILHPDIFDYGYKDTGWKVL is encoded by the coding sequence ATGATTGATACAAGTAACGATATAAGAATTATTTCTTTGATTCCCAGTGCTACGGAAATTATTGCCAAACTGGGCTTGTTTGATGCTATGGTAGGGCGATCGCATGAATGTGACTATCCTCCCGAAATCGTCAATCTTCCAGTTTGTACCCAAGCCCGTTTGAATGGTCATGCTAGTAGCAGTTCTATTCATACCGAAGTCAATGATATATTGCAATCTGCTTTGGGTATCTACAAAATCAAAGTGGATGTTTTAGAGAAATTGCAACCTACCCACATTATTACCCAAGATCAATGTGATGTATGCGCTGTCAGTTTACTAGAAGTGGAAAAAGCAGTTGCCCAACTTATCCACAGTTCACCGCAAATTATCTCTTTACAACCCAACACTTTACAGGATCTTTGGGGTGATATTGAACGGGTTAGTCACACATTTGGAGTGGATTCAGTAGAAATACTGGAAAGTCTAGAAGCCCGCGTGAGAATTTGTAAGCGTAGGCTGCAAGGACTTTCCGCTGCCGAAATGCCTAAAGTTGCTTGTATTGAATGGACTGATCCTTTGATGACCGCTGCAAATTGGGTTCCTGAATTAATTAACTTAGCAGGAGGAAAACCATTATTTAGCCTCACTGGCAAACCTGCTACTCAGGTCAAATGGGAAACATTAGTAGACAGTAATCCAGATGTGATTATTTTCATGCCCTGTGGCTTTAATTTACAACGGACTCAGCAAGAAGCAGAATTATTAACTCAACGCCCAGAATGGAAAAAACTCCACGCTGTTCAAACAGGAAGAGTATTTATTACCGATGGTAACGCTTACTTTAACCGTCCTGGTCCGCGATTAGTAGATTCTGTGGAAATTTTAGCAGAAATATTGCACCCAGATATTTTTGACTATGGTTATAAAGACACTGGTTGGAAAGTTTTGTAA
- a CDS encoding molybdopterin-dependent oxidoreductase produces MILLNIGKNWTLVTLGIGIVCLTGCTKKPTNAQLEGWLKEASDANAEILADKTKKNPQRQWNLVIQGQTTDFKSDTLSWPELLKLATTNINTIDANNIVNPNQVFKFQGIQISKLLKQFGVPPGVTEVTFVCYDAYHVTVKIEDLHTYPIILALTKNDKPIQRDQGGPVYLIYPYTQYPQLRQKYNEGDWAFYVTHIIFGTEKVSLRVGDRQLNLAELDKLPQVTLNQNVGYRVRWPSNKVKLHGVRIKDVLALAGIKPQASVVVTGKPPIYRRTTEAIELSSTDINKCNIILATRWGEDKQPILAKMGGPITLAFGDDCSQETKNKRWVTFVEELIPQL; encoded by the coding sequence GTGATTTTATTGAATATTGGGAAAAACTGGACTTTAGTAACTTTGGGTATAGGTATAGTTTGTTTGACAGGTTGTACAAAAAAGCCGACAAATGCACAATTAGAAGGATGGCTGAAAGAAGCAAGCGATGCCAATGCGGAAATTCTAGCAGATAAAACCAAAAAAAACCCACAGCGGCAATGGAATTTAGTTATTCAGGGTCAAACAACAGATTTTAAATCAGATACATTGAGTTGGCCGGAGTTGCTTAAATTAGCTACAACAAATATCAACACCATTGATGCCAATAATATTGTTAACCCTAATCAAGTATTTAAATTTCAAGGAATACAGATATCTAAACTTTTAAAACAGTTTGGTGTTCCCCCTGGAGTTACAGAAGTAACCTTTGTTTGCTACGACGCTTATCATGTCACAGTCAAAATAGAAGACTTACACACCTACCCAATTATCTTAGCACTGACTAAAAATGATAAACCAATTCAACGTGACCAAGGTGGTCCGGTTTATTTAATCTATCCCTATACCCAGTATCCCCAACTTCGACAAAAATATAATGAGGGAGATTGGGCATTTTATGTGACTCATATTATATTTGGTACAGAAAAAGTATCACTCCGAGTAGGCGATCGTCAACTCAATTTAGCCGAACTTGATAAATTGCCACAAGTTACCCTTAATCAAAACGTAGGTTATCGCGTCCGCTGGCCTAGTAACAAAGTTAAACTACATGGTGTCAGAATCAAAGACGTGCTTGCTTTAGCTGGGATAAAACCTCAAGCTTCTGTAGTCGTCACAGGGAAACCACCAATTTACCGAAGAACAACGGAAGCCATAGAATTATCATCTACAGATATAAACAAATGTAATATCATTTTAGCCACTAGATGGGGTGAAGATAAACAGCCAATCCTAGCAAAAATGGGAGGTCCTATAACTTTAGCTTTTGGTGATGATTGTTCACAGGAAACCAAAAATAAACGCTGGGTAACTTTCGTAGAAGAGTTAATTCCACAATTATGA
- a CDS encoding glycerophosphodiester phosphodiesterase, protein MTQTFTNKPPIIIAHRGASGYRPEHTLASYELAIDLGADYIEPDLVITKDGILIARHENEISETSDIANHPEFAHLKTTKIIDNEIKTGWFTEDFTIAEIKTLTAKEPIPQLRPQNLVYDGIFPIPTFTEIIDLAQQKSQETGRKIGIYPETKHPSYFQTIGLPLEDTLLCNLQKINLPIFIQSFEVSNLKQLSQKTDLPLVQLINETGKPYDFVINHDPRTYTDLLNQKGLKEITEYAQAIGVNKNLLIPRDNHGQLLSPTSLIINAHAANLQVHTWTFRNEDFFLPLDCQANPEKEYQLFFNLGVDGVFSDYPDKAVKVKLHEQFIIKSLNRSCPTFHSYQ, encoded by the coding sequence ATGACTCAAACTTTCACAAACAAACCCCCTATTATTATCGCTCATCGTGGTGCAAGTGGCTACCGTCCCGAACATACTTTAGCTAGTTATGAATTAGCAATTGATTTAGGTGCTGATTATATTGAACCCGATTTAGTAATTACCAAAGATGGTATTTTAATTGCCCGTCATGAAAATGAAATCTCTGAAACTAGTGATATTGCCAATCATCCCGAATTTGCTCATTTAAAAACCACGAAAATTATTGATAATGAAATTAAAACAGGTTGGTTTACAGAAGATTTTACCATCGCCGAAATCAAAACCTTAACAGCTAAAGAACCTATTCCCCAATTACGCCCGCAAAACCTAGTTTATGATGGCATATTTCCTATTCCCACCTTTACAGAAATCATTGATTTAGCCCAGCAGAAAAGTCAAGAAACTGGACGCAAAATTGGCATTTATCCCGAAACAAAACATCCTAGTTATTTTCAAACAATTGGTTTACCATTAGAAGACACTTTATTATGCAACTTACAAAAAATTAACTTACCTATATTTATTCAATCCTTTGAAGTTAGTAACCTCAAACAATTATCTCAAAAAACAGATTTACCTTTAGTCCAACTAATTAATGAAACTGGTAAACCTTACGATTTTGTGATTAATCATGATCCTCGAACTTATACAGATTTATTAAATCAAAAAGGGTTAAAAGAAATTACTGAATATGCCCAAGCAATAGGTGTAAATAAAAACTTATTGATTCCCAGAGATAATCATGGTCAATTACTATCACCAACATCTTTAATTATAAATGCTCATGCAGCTAATTTACAAGTTCACACTTGGACTTTTAGAAACGAGGATTTTTTCTTACCCTTAGATTGTCAAGCAAATCCTGAAAAAGAATATCAATTATTTTTTAACTTAGGTGTAGATGGTGTCTTTAGTGATTATCCAGACAAAGCTGTAAAAGTCAAACTCCATGAACAATTCATCATTAAATCGCTTAACCGCAGTTGCCCAACTTTTCACAGCTATCAATAA
- a CDS encoding adenylate/guanylate cyclase domain-containing protein: protein MKILTFRSIRTQIMTSITLLILGLIGAIVTVWAKSENTLYREEKLNDAKSISKVLSYTYSNELSEENWSQIRLNIDFILRENEDFVYVLVSDIRQDNQIVAASPNEYQNQYIPNIVPLIVTKSALKSSKTTRVIETFILKDIYFGDKLRAKRGEPVIEVASDIRTIAGKNLGVLRIGLSLQKVDRAVNNAVNQALIVGSIGLAVGWLCAYILAQHLSDPVRRLQSSVAQIAGGDLQHRANINHRRDEIGALANSFNEMSATLQISFSKLQKTLDSFEKFVPDKFVSVIAPEGIENITVGMASTRKMTILFCDIRSYTSMSEAMEPIEIFTFLNDYLACMGKAIDESGGFIDKYIGDAIMALFDDDSTDCAIQAAILMIKALDKFNHERSKKGLPIIATGIGIHRGTVVMGTVGFTSRIDSTVIGDAVNVASRIEGLTKQYNCNILITESVVNSLSKPELFSLKLVDESVKVKGKDKAISIYEVLIE, encoded by the coding sequence ATGAAAATATTGACTTTTCGTTCTATTCGTACTCAAATTATGACTTCAATCACCTTACTGATTCTAGGTTTGATTGGTGCGATAGTGACGGTGTGGGCAAAAAGTGAAAATACCCTCTACCGCGAAGAAAAGTTAAATGATGCTAAAAGTATTTCTAAAGTCCTCAGCTATACATACTCTAACGAATTATCAGAAGAAAATTGGAGTCAAATTCGTCTAAATATAGATTTTATCTTGCGAGAAAATGAAGATTTTGTCTATGTCTTGGTTTCAGATATCCGCCAAGACAATCAAATTGTGGCTGCTTCCCCTAACGAATATCAAAACCAATACATTCCTAATATTGTGCCTTTAATTGTCACCAAAAGTGCATTAAAATCCTCTAAAACAACTCGCGTTATCGAAACATTTATCCTCAAAGATATTTATTTTGGAGACAAATTACGGGCTAAACGAGGTGAACCAGTAATTGAAGTAGCTTCGGATATTCGCACAATAGCAGGTAAAAACCTTGGTGTTTTACGAATTGGTTTATCTCTGCAAAAAGTAGATCGTGCTGTTAATAATGCAGTCAATCAGGCTTTAATAGTAGGTTCTATAGGATTGGCTGTAGGTTGGTTATGTGCCTACATTTTAGCACAACATTTAAGTGATCCCGTACGGCGTTTACAGTCTAGTGTAGCCCAAATTGCTGGAGGAGATTTACAACATCGTGCCAATATTAATCATCGTAGAGATGAAATTGGCGCATTGGCAAATTCCTTTAACGAAATGTCAGCAACATTGCAGATATCTTTTAGCAAATTACAAAAAACCTTAGACTCATTTGAGAAATTTGTACCCGATAAATTTGTTTCTGTCATTGCCCCTGAAGGCATAGAAAATATTACAGTTGGTATGGCTTCTACCCGAAAAATGACGATTTTATTCTGCGATATTCGCAGTTACACTTCTATGTCAGAAGCTATGGAACCCATAGAAATATTTACATTTTTAAATGACTATTTAGCCTGTATGGGAAAAGCCATAGATGAATCTGGTGGATTTATTGATAAATATATCGGTGATGCCATCATGGCATTATTTGATGATGATAGTACAGACTGTGCTATCCAAGCCGCAATTTTGATGATTAAAGCTTTAGATAAGTTTAATCATGAACGATCAAAAAAAGGATTACCAATCATTGCTACAGGAATTGGTATTCATCGGGGTACAGTAGTTATGGGTACAGTTGGTTTTACCTCCCGCATTGATTCCACCGTGATTGGTGATGCTGTCAATGTGGCTTCTCGGATTGAGGGATTAACAAAGCAATATAATTGTAATATTTTGATTACAGAATCAGTAGTGAATAGCTTATCTAAGCCTGAATTGTTTTCTTTAAAACTGGTAGATGAATCCGTCAAAGTTAAAGGTAAAGATAAAGCTATTTCTATTTATGAAGTTCTGATTGAATAG
- the pruA gene encoding L-glutamate gamma-semialdehyde dehydrogenase: MVLQVENNTYEAKTQEIAKQVLAATQENRSFLAALRDQMRLDDKLLDWAMSNPGLRVQLFRFIDTLPALHSKSEIASHLQEYLGDDSVELPAALKGILNFANPDSMPAQVAATTVGTAVETLAHKYISGENIKQVIKTVERLRKDKMAFTIDLLGEAVITEIEAQSYLERYLELMQQLVEASKNWGKIPAIDEADGENIPKVQVSVKLTAFYSQFDPLDAQGSEARVSNHIRTLLRRAQELGAAVHFDMEQYAYKNITFNILKKLLLEEEFRQRTDIGMTIQAYLRDSEQDARDIIAWLKRRGYPLTIRLVKGAYWDQETIKATQKHWPQPVYNDKVATDANFEAITQLLLENHQYVYSAIASHNVRSQSRAIAIAENLNVPRRRFEMQVLYGMGDKIAKALVDKGYRVRVYCPYGDLLPGMSYLIRRLLENTANSSFLRQNLENRPVEELLAAPIMSHAEAQSRRVEEGGFFGVADTDFAEEERRKRSSLAFANVRQQLGKTYLPLLNGEYVNTATFVDSLNPSNFSQVVGKVGLLSVEQAEEAMKFAKAAFPAWKKTPVKQRADILRKAGELMEERRAELSAWIVLEVGKPVKEADAEVSEAIDFCLYYAAEMERLDKGVIYDVVGETNRYIYQPKGIAVVISPWNFPLAIACGMTVAALVSGNCTLLKPAETSSVITAKLTEILIEAGIPKGVFQYVPGKGSQVGAYLVNHPDTHVIAFTGSQEVGCRIYAEAAVLKPGQKHLKKVIAEMGGKNGIIVDESADLDQAVVGVVQSAFGYSGQKCSACSRVIVLEPIYDAFVERLVEATKSLNIGETELPSTQIGPVIDAISRDRILEYIQKGKQEAKVALELPAPSQGYFIGPVIFSEVPADGVIAQQEIFGPVLAVIRVKDFQEAIDVANGTNYALTGGLYSRTPSHIEQAQAEFEVGNLYINRNITGAIVSRQPFGGFKLSGVGSKAGGPDYLLQFLEPRHITENIQRQGFAPIEGAD, encoded by the coding sequence ATGGTATTACAAGTAGAAAACAACACTTACGAAGCGAAAACCCAAGAAATTGCTAAACAGGTTTTAGCTGCTACCCAGGAAAATCGCTCATTTTTGGCTGCTTTACGGGATCAAATGCGCCTTGATGATAAATTACTCGATTGGGCTATGAGTAATCCAGGTTTACGGGTACAATTATTTCGGTTTATAGACACCTTGCCCGCTTTACATAGTAAATCAGAAATTGCCTCCCATTTGCAAGAATATTTGGGAGATGATTCCGTAGAACTACCCGCAGCCTTGAAAGGAATCTTAAATTTTGCTAACCCTGATTCTATGCCCGCACAGGTAGCCGCGACAACAGTGGGAACTGCGGTAGAAACTTTAGCACATAAATATATTTCGGGAGAAAATATCAAGCAAGTTATCAAAACCGTTGAGAGACTGCGAAAAGACAAAATGGCTTTCACCATTGACTTACTAGGTGAAGCGGTAATTACGGAAATAGAGGCGCAATCTTATTTAGAAAGATACCTTGAATTGATGCAGCAGTTGGTGGAAGCATCCAAAAATTGGGGGAAAATTCCGGCTATTGATGAAGCTGACGGCGAAAATATCCCCAAAGTCCAGGTTTCTGTCAAATTAACGGCGTTTTATTCCCAATTTGATCCTTTGGATGCCCAAGGTAGTGAAGCACGAGTCAGCAATCATATTCGGACTTTACTCCGTCGCGCTCAAGAATTAGGTGCAGCAGTCCATTTTGACATGGAACAATACGCCTATAAAAATATCACGTTCAATATTCTCAAGAAGCTATTACTAGAAGAGGAATTTCGTCAACGCACAGATATTGGGATGACAATACAAGCATATCTGCGGGATAGTGAACAAGACGCTAGAGATATTATTGCTTGGTTAAAACGACGGGGTTATCCTCTCACCATTCGCTTAGTTAAAGGTGCGTATTGGGACCAAGAAACCATCAAAGCTACTCAAAAGCATTGGCCACAACCAGTTTATAATGATAAAGTCGCCACCGATGCCAATTTTGAGGCGATAACTCAGCTATTGCTGGAAAATCATCAGTATGTCTATTCTGCCATAGCTAGTCATAATGTGCGATCGCAATCTCGCGCGATCGCAATTGCGGAAAATCTCAATGTTCCCCGTCGTCGTTTTGAAATGCAAGTGCTGTACGGCATGGGTGATAAAATAGCCAAAGCTTTGGTAGATAAGGGTTATCGTGTGCGGGTTTATTGTCCCTACGGTGACTTATTACCAGGAATGTCTTATTTGATTCGGCGGTTGTTGGAAAATACGGCGAATAGTTCGTTTTTACGGCAAAATCTGGAAAATCGTCCGGTTGAGGAGTTGTTAGCAGCCCCAATTATGTCTCACGCAGAGGCGCAGAGTCGCAGAGTGGAGGAAGGAGGTTTTTTTGGTGTTGCGGATACTGATTTTGCGGAGGAGGAGAGAAGGAAGAGGTCGAGTTTGGCTTTTGCAAATGTGCGTCAGCAGTTGGGAAAAACTTATTTACCTTTGCTAAATGGGGAATATGTGAATACTGCAACTTTTGTTGATTCTCTTAATCCTTCCAATTTTAGTCAGGTTGTTGGTAAGGTCGGTTTACTGAGTGTTGAACAAGCTGAGGAAGCAATGAAATTTGCTAAGGCTGCTTTTCCGGCTTGGAAGAAAACTCCGGTTAAGCAACGGGCGGATATTTTGCGGAAGGCTGGGGAGTTAATGGAGGAACGACGCGCTGAACTTTCGGCTTGGATAGTTTTAGAAGTGGGAAAACCTGTTAAGGAAGCTGACGCGGAGGTTTCGGAAGCTATTGATTTTTGTCTTTATTATGCTGCGGAAATGGAACGGTTGGATAAGGGTGTAATTTATGATGTGGTTGGGGAAACCAATCGTTATATTTACCAGCCGAAAGGTATCGCTGTTGTCATTTCTCCCTGGAATTTTCCTTTGGCTATTGCTTGCGGTATGACTGTTGCGGCTTTGGTTTCAGGAAATTGTACTTTACTCAAACCGGCAGAAACTTCTTCTGTGATTACTGCAAAGTTGACGGAAATCTTAATAGAAGCCGGAATACCAAAAGGTGTTTTTCAATACGTCCCCGGTAAAGGTTCTCAAGTCGGTGCTTATTTGGTTAATCATCCTGATACTCATGTGATTGCTTTTACTGGTTCTCAGGAAGTAGGTTGTAGAATTTACGCAGAAGCCGCAGTTCTTAAACCTGGTCAAAAGCACCTCAAGAAAGTAATTGCGGAGATGGGTGGCAAGAATGGCATTATTGTGGATGAAAGTGCTGATTTAGACCAGGCTGTTGTCGGCGTTGTTCAATCTGCTTTTGGTTATAGTGGACAAAAATGTTCTGCTTGTTCACGGGTGATTGTGCTTGAACCTATTTATGATGCTTTTGTGGAAAGGTTGGTAGAAGCAACTAAATCTTTGAATATTGGAGAAACGGAATTACCCAGTACCCAAATTGGTCCGGTGATTGATGCTATTTCGCGCGATCGCATTTTGGAGTATATTCAAAAAGGTAAACAAGAAGCAAAAGTCGCCTTAGAATTACCCGCACCCAGTCAAGGTTATTTTATCGGTCCGGTGATTTTTTCGGAAGTACCCGCAGATGGAGTTATCGCCCAGCAGGAAATATTTGGACCTGTCTTAGCAGTAATTCGGGTGAAAGATTTTCAAGAAGCAATAGACGTTGCCAACGGCACAAACTACGCTTTAACCGGTGGTCTTTATTCTCGCACACCTTCCCACATTGAACAAGCACAAGCGGAATTTGAAGTGGGGAATTTATACATTAACCGAAATATTACTGGAGCGATCGTTTCTCGTCAACCTTTTGGCGGTTTCAAACTTTCTGGAGTCGGTTCAAAAGCAGGAGGACCAGATTATCTGTTGCAATTCCTAGAACCACGTCACATCACAGAAAACATCCAGCGTCAAGGTTTTGCCCCAATTGAGGGTGCAGACTAA
- a CDS encoding D-Ala-D-Ala carboxypeptidase family metallohydrolase, producing MPEALEDFVNLTKIQSSNQVIKLTEADADTITEIQTLLKRKGLYPSDIDGKVGILTQEGFAKFKASVWLDSPELLGPSVAGALLEIAVGHNVSEQVLDTKAAVLPESSLGNKTGKTMKLPNGTIVYEQELIVEGIPLTWGEFTKGCTRVPESTEIVNNIIKAAKGFGKIRQAYGSPLQINSGYRPAAENARVGGTRASQHIKGLALDLSPIDGNMKGLFEVCRASDCTGLGRGMHRGFVHVDWRAGGRVVFDYS from the coding sequence ATGCCAGAAGCTTTAGAAGATTTTGTCAATTTAACCAAAATCCAGTCCTCAAATCAAGTCATCAAACTGACTGAAGCTGATGCTGATACTATTACAGAAATCCAAACCCTACTTAAACGTAAAGGTCTTTATCCCAGTGATATTGATGGTAAGGTAGGCATTTTAACCCAAGAAGGATTTGCCAAATTTAAAGCAAGTGTATGGTTAGATTCACCTGAATTATTAGGTCCATCCGTTGCTGGTGCATTACTGGAAATAGCAGTAGGACATAATGTTAGCGAACAAGTGCTAGACACAAAAGCAGCAGTCTTACCAGAATCAAGTCTAGGTAATAAAACTGGCAAGACCATGAAGTTACCAAATGGAACTATTGTTTATGAACAGGAATTAATAGTTGAAGGTATCCCTCTCACATGGGGAGAGTTCACGAAAGGATGTACCAGAGTTCCAGAATCCACTGAAATCGTTAATAATATAATCAAAGCGGCTAAAGGATTTGGGAAAATTCGCCAGGCTTATGGAAGTCCACTTCAGATTAATTCTGGCTATCGTCCAGCGGCTGAGAATGCGAGAGTAGGTGGCACTCGTGCATCCCAACACATCAAGGGACTGGCCTTAGACCTTTCTCCGATTGATGGCAATATGAAAGGACTCTTTGAAGTTTGTCGTGCTTCTGATTGTACAGGTTTGGGACGGGGAATGCACCGGGGTTTCGTCCATGTTGATTGGCGTGCTGGTGGGCGTGTAGTTTTTGATTATTCCTAA
- a CDS encoding phenylacetate--CoA ligase family protein, with translation MKPQISTQRAILGLEDFISTPLADKLKQHLNIDSQEIALRLFQDVSASVPAYQAFLAERGISPQNIQTLADFQNLPKINKENYISRYSLPQLCNNGKLGSCDMIAASSGSTGKPTFWPRFITDELQIATRFEQIFHDSFHADTKPSLAVICFTLGTWVGGMFTTNCCRHLAAKGYSITVITPGNNKTEILRIVQELGGNFEQVVLLGYPPFLKDVIDTGITNGMQWGQYHIKLVMAGEVFSEEWRNLVGERIGSENPYDDFASMYGTADAGVLGNETPLSICIRRFLAATPEAAKALFGESRLPTLVQYDPCSRFFEVEDGNLLFSGNNGVPLIRYSIFDQGGLISYAEMLEFLGNWDFNPLTELQNHRGIHQLPFVYVFGRSNFTVSYFGANIYPENVTVGLEQPIIREWVTGKFVLQVQEDADENRFLSVVVELAPGVEDHEEKRLSVTAAILTQLLRLNSEFANYVPPQYQTPLVELKHTGDVEYFPIGVKHKYTRNYISKYI, from the coding sequence ATGAAACCACAAATATCAACACAAAGGGCAATCCTGGGATTAGAAGATTTTATCTCAACTCCCTTAGCAGACAAACTCAAACAGCACCTGAATATTGACTCTCAAGAAATAGCTTTGAGATTATTTCAGGATGTATCTGCTAGTGTACCCGCTTATCAGGCATTTTTAGCAGAACGAGGCATAAGTCCTCAAAATATTCAAACATTAGCAGATTTCCAAAACTTACCAAAAATTAATAAAGAAAATTATATTTCCCGTTATTCTTTGCCCCAACTGTGTAATAATGGAAAACTAGGAAGCTGTGATATGATTGCTGCTTCCTCTGGCTCAACAGGTAAACCCACATTTTGGCCACGTTTCATCACTGACGAATTGCAAATAGCCACCCGCTTCGAGCAAATTTTTCATGATAGTTTTCATGCCGATACTAAACCCAGTTTAGCAGTAATTTGTTTTACCTTGGGAACTTGGGTGGGCGGAATGTTTACCACTAATTGCTGTCGTCATTTAGCCGCTAAAGGTTATTCGATTACAGTTATTACCCCAGGGAATAATAAAACAGAAATTTTGCGAATTGTCCAGGAATTAGGCGGTAATTTTGAGCAAGTTGTTCTATTAGGATATCCACCATTTCTCAAAGATGTCATTGATACGGGTATTACCAATGGAATGCAGTGGGGACAATATCACATTAAGTTAGTCATGGCAGGGGAAGTATTCAGTGAAGAATGGCGCAATTTAGTCGGAGAAAGAATAGGTTCGGAAAATCCCTATGATGATTTTGCTTCCATGTATGGAACAGCAGACGCAGGAGTTTTAGGGAATGAAACCCCTCTTAGTATTTGTATTCGGCGGTTTTTAGCAGCCACACCGGAAGCAGCTAAAGCATTATTTGGGGAGTCGCGTTTACCGACTTTAGTTCAATATGATCCTTGCAGTCGGTTTTTTGAAGTTGAAGATGGAAATTTATTATTTTCTGGTAATAATGGAGTTCCTTTAATTAGATATAGCATTTTCGATCAGGGTGGTTTAATTAGTTATGCAGAAATGCTAGAATTTTTAGGAAATTGGGATTTTAATCCGCTGACAGAATTACAAAATCATCGGGGAATTCATCAATTACCTTTTGTTTATGTTTTTGGACGTTCTAATTTTACAGTTTCCTATTTTGGCGCAAATATCTATCCAGAAAATGTCACAGTCGGACTAGAACAACCAATCATTAGAGAATGGGTAACGGGTAAGTTTGTTTTACAGGTTCAGGAAGATGCAGACGAAAACCGCTTTTTATCTGTGGTTGTAGAGTTAGCACCAGGAGTAGAAGATCATGAAGAGAAAAGATTATCTGTTACTGCTGCTATTTTGACTCAATTATTGCGTCTGAATAGTGAGTTTGCTAATTATGTTCCTCCACAATATCAAACACCTTTAGTAGAATTAAAACATACTGGTGATGTTGAATATTTTCCTATAGGTGTCAAACACAAATATACCCGTAACTATATCAGTAAATATATTTAA